Sequence from the Ostrea edulis chromosome 8, xbOstEdul1.1, whole genome shotgun sequence genome:
tattatggggatagtatatttcatgtattatgagatagtatattacatgtattatgagatagtatattacatgtattatgagatagtatattacatgtattatggggatagtatattacatgtattatggggatagtatattacatgtattataggatagtatattacatgtattatggggatagtatattacatgtactatggggatagtatattacatgtattatggggatagtatattacatgtattataggatagtatattacatgtagtatgggatagtatattacatgtattatggggatagtatattacatgtattatggggatagtatattacatgtattatggggatagtatattacatgtattatggggatagtatattacatgtattatgggatagtatattacatgtattatgggatagtatattacatgttttatggggatagtatattacatgtattatgggaatagtatattacatgtattataggatagtatattacatgtattatggggatagtatattacatgtattatggggatagtatattacatgtattatggggatagtatattacatttattatgagatagtatattacatgtattacgaGAATCgtgttttaaatgtatttttgaaataatatattacatgtatgaattatGATGATTATTTTTCCTATTATCTTTCAGGAAATTTTCGTTATTTCTAGAGACCGTGATTCAGATCAGCATGCTGATGTAAGTATAatagcaacaacaacaaacacaaCAAAGCCTTTGTAATTTCAGTATATTAAATTATGTATGAACAACAAATGATTTATACAATATACTTTTTCTGTAATACAGTTATTTCATCACCAGGAAATGGGTTCACGTCAGTTCTGTATTGGATACATTAACGTCAGTTCTGTTGTATAGATTTACGCCGGTTTATTTTTCACTGGTAAACCTTGCATAGATTTAAGACGGTTTTATTTTTCACTGTTAAACCTGGACTAGATTTACATCGGTTTTAATTGTACAACCTTGAATAGATTTACGCCGGTGTTATTTTTCACTGTTGAACCTTGTATAGATTTATGCCGGTTTTGTTCTTCACTGTAGAACCTTTTATAGATTTCCGCCGGTTTTATTTTTCACTGTTAAAACTTGTATAGATTTACGATCGTTGTAATTTATCCTTTTAAACCTTGTATAGATATACGCAGGTTCTATTTTTGTAACTATCAaagttttgatatatttatagtCCTTGAAACTTTGTTTTCTGAATTCGAACAGTGTTCGTTCAGCGTTCACTCACCATTCACCAACCGCTCGTGATCATTGTCCACAAAGCGATCAGCGTTagttttgggggtttttttttgtcattGGTAACTCCGAAGTGAAAGGACAAAGACTAAGACAAAATGAACAAGAAAACTGACTAGTCAGAAAGTGCCCCGTGATTAATATTGTAGAAAACTGACTAGTCAGAAAGTGCCCCGTGATTAATATTGTAGACGCAGACACGACATAGTAAGtgctattatcttataaatgttttttgttaaaaaaaatatctaagttcCATATCTCTGTAACAACATAACTGATGCATCTGAAAATCGAAAGAGGTCTTCccttttttaattcaaatatcaTGTATAAGATGTATAAAAAAATTTCCTTGGAAACTTAAGTTATGGCTTGCCATAGAAAGTGTTGAGAGACGGAGGGACAGAATGATTACTGAAGAGGAAGGCATGTGTAGCAATGGAAGGAATGTTTACATCAGAGATGTCATTGGAACTACAAAACACCTGGTTTATCAACAATgggatttaaaataaaactcaAGTTTCCCGATTCCGGTTTACTAGATTCACTTTTTTTCAGTCAACACCGAGGAATTTGTGTACATTCAGTTGTATGTCAATAGGGACCTCGACATTTAATGCGAGTATCATAATCGTCGATCAAGTTACTAAACAACATCCTGCATTAtccaacataattttttttagcattaATTGCCGTGTAGTGAATCGTATGCTAACTGTTCTTTCTTCATGTAAAACTAATATCATTATAAATCTGTTAATAGCGTCTGAATAAAATGAGATCTTGTAAGTAACATAGACATACGGCATACACTCTTGCAATCCGCATATACAGATTTATACTCCTTCTCGCGACATTACACGAGTCTTTATTTTTAGGAAATATTCACAACAATAAGTGGTATAGCTTCAATTGCAGTTTGGTAATTTCAACACATTCTTACCTGATGATGGAATAAGTGCAATGCAGGGAAACATCAGAgacattttgaataaattgttcGTCTTAGTTCACCCTGCGTTCACATATTCATTTTGCGCTCGTGTTTGCGTTTCGTTCACATTCAGCGTTCTCACATTTCACTGTTTCCTCATAGTTCGCCCACCCTTCATGTGGGCAATTAGAACGTTTCAAGGACTGTACACCGGTTCAAAGCAtggatatatttatattcttccTGATAAAGGTTGAATAGATTTATACCGATTGTATTTCTTGCTGTTAAAGATTGGATAGATTAATACCGGTTCTATTATTTGCTATTATTTGCTATAAAGGTTGAATAGATTTATACCGATTGTATTTCTTGCTGTTAAAGATTGGATAGATTAATACCGGTTCTATTTGTTGCTGTTAAAGGTTGGCTGTAGACGTGGATATATAACGTCCCTTCGGTCGGACTACGCAGAAGTAGTATCAATCAGCACGACTCAGAGTGACAACGTAGACGTACGTGAAATATCTGATTCTTTTTATTGTAATACAGTGTATACGTGTAGTACCATGTAAAACATATctatttttttctgaatatcaAGAAATAATCAGATAAATGCATGGAGTTGAGGGTGTTCattgatatgtttaaaaatgaAGAACCCCGTGCATTTCATTGTCACCACAAATAGAGTCCAACCTGATAATGGTTTTCAAGAGACgataatttctattgttatacaCCTAAAAAGatttcctatataaaactaatacgaTTTAGAAGTAACATTTTTACTGTTAAAACAATTCTCACACTCTTggtctattgaccggtcaacattTACGAACTGTTGACCGGGCAATAGTCTGCTTTATTTCTATTGGCTATGTAAGTCACGTGGTTCTCGGTATGTTGCTTTGCTTTACGTAATGGCGAGGTTCTCTGATTTGACTGatgtacatacagaatttattagatggAACGCAGAACAGAAACacaaaaaatgtaattattgattatcAATTAGGATGTTATGTAGGTTTccttttaaactagtggatgtgttgataaatgtatacaatttCTCTGTCACGTAATgttaaaagttcaaagtcaacaaaccatgtgcatctAGTAAAACATCCTAAAAATTGaaagtgtataacaaaacagttatagactgtgtcctcggacaacagTTGTTTTCTTTGACCCTCGATCTTTACCGTGTCACGCTTGCTGTGAAATGGGGCCTCAGTTTTCACGGTCTCATCCAagggaccgccccatttagtcgcctcttacgacaagcaaggggtactgagcacctattctaacccggatccaaaATGGACAATTATTAATCGATACATTTGTAAAAGTCTCAAAGTGTTGTCGACCACGTTCGCGccttttatttgtaattttgcgTCACAAACGCATCTGGCTTCGATTGTCaagaaaaatatcaagattGATGCTTGTATCGGAGGGTTGGAGAATACGATTAATAATTTTACTATATTATGAAACCATGTACTAGACGCACCGGATAACGTCTTCCATCAGTGCAGTGTACTCTCTGTTGAATAGGTCGTGTCACCAAAGTCCATATCTATGGTTAATCCCATTAGTAAAGTTGTGTTGATCTTGTCAATCATCACAACGGAGAAGGTATTTAATGCAGCTTAGTGCCATTCTTCAATGCACGTGTATAAAATTAAGTATGCTTAATATCTTTTAATAGACAAGAATACAAAGAAGCCTGGATGTTTGTGATATCCCAGATCATAACGAGGTATTATTTAGGTACATGTTACTGAAATGATGTAGATGAAATCaactttctaaaaaaaaaaaaggactgATGATCCGTACATCTTTTATTGTCTTGTTTTTGAACGACATTGGATAGGAAATCGTGTTTATTACAATCTACAATTAACATAGATCAATGTTACATAGGAAATGTGGTTATATCCTTACTccaaaaagtatgaaatgaCTCTTGTCTCCATGTTGTCAATTATAGCTTATATATTATTAGTTATATGGATTCTTGGCAGAGTATTTTCATGTCAAAGTTTATATTCTCCCGATCTTTACTGTCAAGAATCCATTTAACGAATATGTCCTACTGTAGAGCGGACAAGGTAGAAATCGCTTCGTGATTTTATTAGTCCACAAACGCGCAGACGATAAGCATCGTTATTACGTCACGAGCGGAGCTATTTTAAtccttgaaaataaataaggtacttttacaaataatttctgaaagaatttgaaaaatgattattttacGAAGCGGTTAAGAATATAGATCCATTGAATCCATTTTGTATACCGTGGCAAGGTACATGACCTCATGACCTCATATTCCCAGCTTGTCGACCAATCCAAAGCCTGGGGAATTTTGTCTGCAGTAGGACATAGATCATCTTCTCAGTAGCTATCATGGGAGGTTCTAAAGAATGCAGTAAAGTTTCAGAACCAATTAGGGAAACGTACAGTGTAGTTGAATCAAGTAAAATATTGTGTCAAAAAGTAGACGTACTGTTAAAAGTActtcatgtgtgtgtgtgtgtgtgtgtgtgtgtgtgtgtgtgtgtgtgtgtgtgtgtgtgtgtgtgtgtgtgtgagagagagaggaatGATAATTGAATCTGCATTGGTGTAATATAAGGACGTGCACTATATCACTCCTTTAATATTTTGCTAATACTACAGCAcagatatatttattattatacgTTAATCATGTGTGCCTTTATTTTTGAAGGAGGTGTATGACATTATTAGGGAGGATCATTATGACTTCATTCCAGCGGTACGGAAAAATCGAGTATTCTATTCATGATTTCATATAATATTGCAGGTTTCATGTGTTTAAAGTTGCTTctggtttttttctctctctccagtATAGTATACTTCCAATGTAATAACTAGGGTATCCTTAATGCATTGTTAATGATTAAGAAAGGTTTATACAGTGTTACTGACTAGGGTATGTTTATACAGTGTTAATGATTAAGATAGGTTTATACAGTGTTAATGATTAAGATAGGTTTATACAGTGTTAATGATTAAGATAGGTTTATACAGTGTTAATGATTAAGATAGGTTTATACAGTGTTACTGACTAGGATATGTTTATACAGTGTTACTGACTAGGATATGTTTATAAAGTGATAATGactaggatatatatatatatatacatatacatatagtgtTAATGACTAGGGtatatttatatagtgttaatgacTAGGGTATATTTATACAGTGTTAATGACTAGGGTATATTTATACAGTGTTAATGACTAGTATATGTTTATACAGTGTTAATGACTAGGGTATGTTTATACAATGTTAATGATTAAGATATGTTTATACAGTGTTAATGACTAGGGTATGTTTATACAATGTTAATGATTAAGATATGTTTATACAGTGTTACTGACTAGGATATGTTTATACAGTGTTAATGACTGGGATATGTTTATACAGGATTAACGACATGGGTTTATAGTGCTGTATTTATGACCTTTGTATATCATCGCTGTGTTCAGTTCGCTGTTGATTTAGTCACAgacaattgcatcgcttggggggtcgaattttactattaaagagtctCTAGTAGtaaaattcgaccccaagcgatgtaATTGCCTGTGGAACTAGTACACTAAATTGGGGAGAGTACGTATGCCTTCAGTGTAAAACATAAGACAACATGATAATGAAATtctgtattgtttgtaggattACCCTTTTCATCCTTCAGACGTGCCACTGGTAAGACTTGTACTAGAATATGTTCGCAAACTATATATCTGTTGAAAATAACCCTCAATGAAAAGGTACGTAAAGATACTGTGACCGTATTTTGTCTCTGACGGAATAAATATCAACTATAGTTTCGCAAAAGTTTAATCACCCTTCATGTTTGGATGTTATATTGAACATAACTAACAACTCACCGTTTTGACAAACGGGGtgagttcagcttctccatcgtcaactttccatattcatgtagcaatagtCCATGAACACGTGCATACGGTGTTTAATTTCTCAACTGTTTCGATACGGAAACCCATATGGCCAAGTGTTAAACTGAGGCacactaatatatatatatatatatatatatatatatatatatatatatatatgtgtgtgtgtgtgtgtgtgtgtgtgtgtgtgtgtgtgtgtgtgtgtgtgtgtgtgttaatctCATAATCTcatcataactcctaaaaggaatacagaacagagggttgggcaaacaccgacccctggactTACCAGAAGTGGAGTCAGGAATCGTATGCATAAAAATTCTAAGAATTTTCTTAAGTATATACTTAAATTTCTTAAGTATACACTTAGCTAAGTAAGATTCTTAAGTTCCGTTGCATAAAACCTCTAAGCAACATGCTTAGTTGTTTTTAGCTAAGTACATCGCAATATGCTTAAGTTTATCGTTGCTATGTCAAACGTCATTTCCGCTTTCACTTTACCGTAAACACAGATTGCATGGAGTTGAACATTTTCTTGATAAGTCTCTCTTGTATCgctaataaatgatgaaatactATAATTTTTTGTGTTATGCAaggttaataaaataaatagacCAAAAATCAAATGTCGTTTTATATGACGATATATCCGATTTTATCGTCTGCATCTGCATTGATCCTTGAAAATATGGCAGAAAGAGAAGGTGTTGAGAGTCAGTCATTACAGACAACTAAGAAAAGAAAACCGAATTGGACAGCAGATGAATGCTTGTTTTTAAGCAAGTGTGTAGAAGAACATAAAAGTATCCCTCGAGCTAAATTCGGAACGGGGGTTACGACATTAAAGAAACGGGagatttggaggaaaatcacaGATGCCATCAATGCCTCTTCCTCCACCAAGCGAACGGTGGAGAAGGTTGAGAAGAAATGGCACAATATACAGATGAAGGGGAAAGCAGAGCTGGCAGACGCACGACGTAGTGTGAAACAAACGGGTAAACGAATATATATTAAatctatatagtatatatagagtatgcatttcaaatttgcttgaaaaacatacAGGAACAAGACAGGCACAAAATCCAGTCCCCATACTGTGCTGATGATGAACTATATTTCTTTACTATCgcatttataaataaatagaGACCTAGGCACTCGAGGGTAGCCTAATTGCATGTTATCTTACCGTACCATCTAGTATGTATCCAAACAGGCCCAATATCATATGTTGTTTCTGTATTCAGCAATCAAATCCTCAACAAATTCGAATATCGCAGTCTGCACAAAGTTATACACAGTAAACAAAAATGTCGAAATATGCATCGTCATTGACTGAAATGACGTAATATTATTCAAAGGTTATGTCCCTTTTTGCCCCCCCCCTCTTCCGGTCATGAATAGATCCTTATAAATCATGAAAAAGTAAGTGTGGAAAGTTAGCTTACATAGGTGACGTATAAGCCATTGctattttgagaaatttttaatttaacttaatgacagaaaaatatgaataatgtaAAACCTTTGATCGATATGACCCttctaaataaatataatgtgcATGCACTTAAAAAGGaagttttcaaacaatttttcatCATCTAATTATTACCAGGGCGGATTGAGGAATTTTGAAGGGGGTGGTACAATTAATTCTGGTTTTCAAAATTGGGGATACATCTTAAAGATGCGTAATTTATACTTTTCTTTAGCAAAATCATGTGACGAAAGGGGGGGGGTCTAACTCCCGGatcccctctggatccgccactgattacAAACTTCAGACAGTCTTTGATTCCTTGATGCATTTGagtatgaattattttcttttatttctaaaGAATAAATACTTGTATCAATTTCGAAATTACACATAATTGCCTagtttaacttttttttttatactagcAAGTATTCTTCTATCCCATCATTCGAACGCATGAATTatcccccacccacccacccccgccATTAGGCAACCAGTCCAAGCTGCTACCATCTCTATGTGCAATATCGATTGATAGATATATTATAGGattgaacattctttttaaagaatttatcgatgtgtaaactctggacattttactcacaaacggAGTAAAAGTGCAaggcacttttatgttaagtttgtgtgtaaaatgttcagaatttacacataataaattcttccaaaaaaaaaaaaggtttgattccctgtattatcaatttcaaaaatttgaatagttttcccgcactgttatttgttttcaggcgagtacatgtacgtatgcatagcgtttttggatttattgatgtgtaaattcacgattagatttgtttttgtccaatcaaaacaattgtaataaataacattagaaTTATACTACATTATTTATCATTACTTGTTTTTGGCACCAGcgtattttgtttaattttgtaggCGGTGGACCAGCGGGAAAGCCTTTAACGTCATTAGCAGAAGCAGTTGGGAGTGTTATTGGTAccaacaatataagtatcagtgGGATCCCTGGTACAGTTGACACAACATATCTAATGCTCGACAGACCAAAGATCAGCACGGAAACCACAGCGAGTACGATGTATGTTCAGGAATTTTATACACCATTTCTTAATTCTTggattgaaaattgaaaaaaagcaAAAACTTATCAATGTATAAGAATTCGATTCCTTTTATTTCAGTGAATCAGATGGCCTTGTGACTCAAGATCTCCATGTCATCAGCACCAGTGAATCTGGAGATGGGCAGCAACAAATAAACTTTGTTACTGTCCCACAGCCAAATGCATGTCCTACCAATGTTTGCACCCACACCGTAATTGACCCGCATCTGCAAAAGCAGAAGCTAGAACTAGAAATTGAGAATCTCACCCTCCGAAACAAGTTTATACGACTTCAGATTGAAAGAATTGAAGGAGTAGATACAAGTAGTGAATTATCAGCGCTTTGACACGAATTTACTCACATTTAGTAATTATCAAATAGTTCTATAATCTTGAATTAAATAATGTTGCCAGTACTTTTTTGATTATTTGTATCTTTTCATTTACTGTTACGCAGTGACCACATACCTGTTTACATAAAATGAGCAGAAACAATGTGATTTCTGTAAGCTCGACCATCTGTACCCTGGATGTCTGCAACTATGTGGTCATTGGCATTTCCATTGTCATTGTAAGCATCTGCGTTGTCACCATCGTCAGGGAGGGGCAGATTGAACATTTTTGCGATGTTATGTAAAACTCCGCATGCTATGATGACATTGCTGGCACGTTGAGGATGCTGACGTATTTCTCCATGAAGAACCTGGAACCGTCTTTTTAAGTGACCAATTGTTCTCTCAACAAGGTTGCGAGTGCACTTATGCGaccttttaaaaatgaagatatactttgagaaaaataattggagGGGGGGGATTTCAGAGGTGTGtgttacattcatatatagatAGAGAAGAAAGAGAGATGTgtgtgaatgaaaatatgcagttccaaagtATATCCACATGAAGATG
This genomic interval carries:
- the LOC130049434 gene encoding uncharacterized protein LOC130049434; this translates as MLDRPKISTETTASTIESDGLVTQDLHVISTSESGDGQQQINFVTVPQPNACPTNVCTHTVIDPHLQKQKLELEIENLTLRNKFIRLQIERIEGVDTSSELSAL